The Pseudomonas sp. G2-4 genome window below encodes:
- a CDS encoding sigma-54-dependent Fis family transcriptional regulator, producing MNNPHSLFPSLALTEEHFSPRGDSTQLTEGNSPTLAELTECLFFSPVDGRIWLNDQRMLLLHSSSFGALRREIIDRQGLEQTRGLFTRTGYLSGARDARLIRERWPDADAAAIFSAGTRLHTLEGMTKVEPLHFKFDADSGFYEGEFLWHHSCEADEHIAAYGIGQDPVCWTELGYAIGYVSGLFGRLVIFRETECRGMGHEVCRVVGKTAEQWGDVEQDLSYLTASPSSLAPRQRPAPAPVPQDDGEIGGLTPIGASAAFNAATLALQRVAPTPATVLFSGESGVGKELFARQLHQCSPRHAAPFVALNCAAIPDNLIEAELFGVERGAYTGATHSRPGRFERAHGGTLFLDEIASLSLPGQGKLLRALQEREIERVGGGQPIKVNVRVVAATNVDLRKAVAAGDFREDLFYRLNVFPITLPPLRERRDDIPLLVNAFLRRFCQDYARKPAGLTMRALKVLLRYDFPGNVRELQNMVERGLIASEDGQAIDLIHLFRNEPIPEQLYSLDDNGSLAALDQKTDAPQPRPALLETLTRLEQGFSIDGLESRLIDEALQQSEGNLAAAARLLGLSRAQFAYRLKKYQQAQAE from the coding sequence ATGAATAATCCCCACTCGCTGTTCCCCAGCCTTGCGCTCACCGAGGAGCATTTCTCGCCACGGGGGGACAGCACCCAACTGACCGAGGGCAACTCACCGACCCTGGCCGAACTGACCGAATGCCTGTTCTTCTCCCCTGTCGATGGACGCATCTGGCTCAACGACCAGCGCATGCTGCTCCTGCACAGCTCATCGTTCGGCGCGCTGCGGCGGGAGATCATCGATCGCCAGGGCCTGGAACAAACCCGGGGCCTGTTTACCCGAACCGGCTACCTGTCCGGCGCACGGGACGCACGCTTGATCCGTGAGCGCTGGCCAGACGCCGATGCCGCGGCGATTTTCTCTGCCGGCACCCGCCTGCACACCCTCGAAGGCATGACCAAGGTCGAGCCTTTGCACTTTAAGTTCGATGCCGACTCCGGCTTCTACGAAGGTGAGTTCCTCTGGCATCACTCGTGTGAGGCCGACGAACATATTGCCGCCTACGGGATCGGCCAGGACCCGGTGTGCTGGACCGAACTGGGCTATGCCATTGGCTATGTCAGCGGCCTGTTCGGTCGCCTGGTGATCTTCCGGGAAACCGAATGCCGGGGGATGGGTCACGAGGTCTGCAGAGTGGTGGGCAAGACTGCCGAACAATGGGGCGATGTCGAGCAGGACCTGAGCTACCTCACGGCATCGCCCTCCAGTCTCGCCCCCCGGCAACGCCCGGCGCCAGCGCCCGTTCCACAGGACGACGGGGAAATCGGTGGCCTCACGCCCATTGGCGCCAGCGCCGCGTTCAATGCCGCCACCCTCGCCTTGCAACGCGTGGCACCCACGCCGGCGACGGTGTTGTTCAGCGGGGAGTCCGGGGTCGGCAAAGAGCTGTTTGCCCGCCAGTTGCATCAATGCAGCCCACGGCATGCGGCGCCCTTCGTAGCGCTCAACTGTGCCGCGATCCCGGACAACCTGATCGAAGCCGAACTCTTCGGCGTCGAGCGCGGCGCCTATACCGGCGCGACGCACTCACGCCCCGGACGCTTCGAGCGGGCCCACGGCGGTACGCTGTTTCTCGATGAAATCGCCAGCCTCAGCCTGCCGGGACAAGGCAAGCTGCTGCGCGCTCTACAGGAGCGCGAGATCGAACGAGTCGGTGGGGGCCAGCCGATCAAGGTCAATGTGCGGGTGGTGGCGGCGACCAACGTCGACCTGCGCAAAGCGGTGGCGGCGGGAGACTTTCGCGAGGACCTGTTCTACCGCCTGAACGTCTTCCCCATCACCCTGCCGCCACTGCGCGAACGCCGCGACGATATTCCGCTGCTGGTCAACGCATTCCTACGCCGCTTCTGCCAGGACTACGCCCGCAAACCCGCCGGGCTGACCATGCGCGCCCTCAAGGTGTTGCTGCGCTACGATTTCCCCGGCAACGTGCGGGAACTGCAAAACATGGTGGAACGCGGCTTGATTGCCAGCGAGGATGGCCAGGCCATTGACCTGATCCACCTGTTTCGCAACGAACCAATACCCGAGCAGCTGTACTCCCTGGACGACAACGGCAGCCTGGCGGCGCTCGACCAGAAGACCGATGCCCCACAGCCGCGCCCGGCCTTGTTGGAAACCTTGACCCGGCTGGAACAAGGCTTCTCCATTGACGGCTTGGAGTCGCGGTTGATCGACGAAGCCTTGCAACAGAGCGAAGGCAACCTGGCGGCGGCGGCACGCTTGCTGGGGTTGAGTCGTGCGCAGTTTGCGTATCGGTTGAAAAAGTATCAGCAGGCGCAGGCCGAGTAA
- a CDS encoding coniferyl-alcohol dehydrogenase, protein MKLDNKIVLVTGVSSGIGAATASVLRSHGAQVIGVDLKAPHMTLDGFVQGDLSSAENIDQLLPQLPARIDGLCNIAGVPGTANPQLVAKVNYLGVRHLSTALLPRIAAGGSIVNVASILGAEWPLRLALHKALAHIEGFAAAQAWLAEYPVPDETCYQYFKEALIVWNYQQAQPWFLEHSVRMNSVAPGPVFTPILGDFVSMLGEARTQADAHRMKRPAYADEVAAVIAFLCADESRWINGVNLPVDGGLASTYI, encoded by the coding sequence ATGAAACTCGACAACAAGATTGTGCTGGTGACCGGGGTTTCCTCGGGGATCGGCGCAGCCACTGCCAGCGTGCTGCGCAGCCATGGCGCCCAGGTGATCGGGGTGGATCTCAAGGCACCGCACATGACCCTGGACGGTTTTGTCCAGGGTGACCTGAGCAGTGCCGAGAACATCGACCAACTGTTGCCGCAACTGCCGGCGCGAATCGATGGCCTCTGCAACATTGCCGGGGTACCGGGCACCGCGAATCCGCAATTGGTGGCCAAGGTCAATTACCTGGGTGTGCGCCACCTGAGCACTGCACTGCTGCCGCGTATCGCCGCGGGTGGCAGCATCGTCAACGTCGCCTCGATCCTGGGTGCCGAGTGGCCGTTGCGCCTGGCGTTGCACAAGGCGCTTGCGCACATCGAAGGGTTCGCCGCCGCGCAAGCCTGGCTCGCTGAGTACCCGGTACCGGACGAGACCTGCTACCAGTATTTCAAGGAAGCCTTGATTGTCTGGAACTACCAGCAGGCGCAACCATGGTTCCTCGAGCACTCCGTGCGCATGAACAGCGTGGCGCCGGGGCCGGTGTTCACTCCCATCCTTGGCGATTTTGTCAGCATGCTCGGCGAGGCCCGGACCCAGGCCGATGCCCATCGCATGAAACGCCCTGCTTATGCCGATGAGGTGGCCGCGGTGATCGCGTTCCTCTGCGCCGATGAGTCGCGCTGGATCAACGGCGTCAATCTGCCCGTCGATGGGGGATTGGCCTCCACCTACATCTGA
- a CDS encoding MMPL family transporter, translating into MKDDKTQTVIGRLADFDQASGNFAERAIFNHRPLVILLCLLVTLLLGWQATRIGINASYEKTIPTGHPYVANFLENRSELSGLGNSLRIAVEVRQGSIFTKDYLDTLVKLNDELYLLPGVDRPYMKSLWTPTTRWTAVTEEGLDGGTVIPDDYDGSAASLEQVRTNVARSGEVGQLVAGNFMSSVIFVPLLEINPQTGKALDYGDFSRQLEALRDKYQTDDLRIHITGFTKIVGDLIEGLTQVLLFFVVAVLVTVVVLYGYTRCARSTLVVVTCSLVAVLWQLGLLAILGYELDPYSALVPFLVFAIGMSHGAQKMNGIMQDVGRGTHRVVAARYTFRRLFAAGMTALLCDAVGFAVLLLINIRVIQDLAVTASLGVAVLIFTNLILLPILLSYIGVSPAAAQRSLRSETAELQARTKHPLWRFLDLFTQRRWAIGAMVGGLLLAAFGFAVSLHLKIGDLDPGAPELRADSRYNRDALFMTRNYAASSDIFVVMIKTPEDQCTRYASLSAVDALAWRLEQLPGVESTTSMAALSKMATVGYNEGSFKWFELIPNDGALGAVQTRAPRELFNQGCSMLSLYVYLADHKADTLNRVVEASEQFIAEHQVPEVKFMLAAGSAGIEAATNIVVKKSMREMLFWVYGAVSLLCLVTFRSWRATLCAVLPLMLTSILCEALMVALGMGVKVATLPVIALGVGIGIDYALYVLSVILARMRAGDTLAQAYYQSLLFTGKVVLLTGMTLAVAVSTWAFSPIKFQADMGILLAFMFLVNMLGALILLPALAWLLLPQKVFAKKPEASRLKQLVKEH; encoded by the coding sequence TTGAAAGACGATAAAACTCAAACCGTGATCGGCCGCCTGGCGGACTTCGACCAGGCTTCGGGCAACTTCGCCGAGCGGGCGATCTTCAACCATCGACCGCTGGTGATCCTGCTGTGTCTGCTGGTGACCTTGTTGCTCGGCTGGCAAGCCACGCGCATCGGCATCAACGCCAGTTATGAGAAAACCATCCCGACCGGCCACCCTTATGTGGCCAACTTCCTGGAGAATCGCAGTGAGTTGAGTGGCCTGGGCAACTCGTTGCGGATTGCCGTGGAGGTCCGCCAGGGCAGCATCTTCACCAAGGACTACCTCGATACCCTGGTCAAGCTCAACGACGAGCTCTATCTGCTGCCGGGTGTCGATCGACCCTACATGAAGTCGTTGTGGACCCCGACGACCCGCTGGACCGCCGTGACGGAGGAGGGGCTTGATGGGGGGACGGTGATTCCCGACGACTACGACGGTTCTGCGGCCAGCCTCGAGCAGGTGCGCACCAACGTCGCCCGCTCTGGCGAAGTCGGTCAGTTGGTGGCGGGTAACTTCATGTCCAGTGTGATCTTCGTGCCCTTGCTGGAGATCAATCCGCAGACCGGCAAGGCCCTGGATTACGGTGATTTTTCCCGGCAACTCGAAGCCTTGCGCGACAAGTACCAGACCGATGACCTGCGGATTCACATCACCGGCTTCACCAAGATCGTCGGCGACCTCATCGAGGGGCTGACCCAGGTACTGCTGTTCTTTGTGGTGGCGGTGTTGGTGACCGTGGTGGTGCTTTATGGCTACACCCGTTGCGCGCGCAGTACCCTGGTGGTGGTCACCTGTTCGCTGGTGGCGGTGCTGTGGCAGCTGGGTTTGCTCGCCATCCTCGGTTATGAACTGGACCCCTATTCGGCGCTGGTGCCGTTTCTGGTGTTCGCCATCGGCATGAGCCATGGCGCGCAGAAGATGAACGGCATCATGCAGGACGTCGGTCGTGGCACCCACCGGGTGGTGGCTGCGCGGTACACCTTCCGCCGGCTGTTCGCCGCCGGCATGACCGCGTTGCTCTGCGATGCGGTGGGTTTCGCCGTGTTGCTGCTGATCAATATCCGCGTCATCCAGGACCTGGCGGTCACCGCCAGCCTTGGCGTGGCGGTGTTGATCTTCACCAACCTGATTCTGCTGCCGATCCTGCTCAGCTACATCGGTGTCAGTCCGGCGGCGGCACAACGCAGCCTGCGTTCGGAAACCGCCGAGTTGCAGGCCCGGACCAAGCATCCCTTGTGGCGTTTTCTCGATCTGTTCACCCAGCGGCGCTGGGCTATCGGCGCCATGGTCGGTGGGCTGTTGCTGGCCGCGTTCGGTTTCGCCGTGAGCCTGCATCTGAAGATCGGCGATCTGGATCCCGGTGCCCCCGAGTTGCGGGCTGATTCGCGCTACAACCGCGATGCACTGTTCATGACGCGCAACTATGCGGCCAGCTCGGACATCTTCGTGGTGATGATCAAGACTCCGGAAGATCAATGCACCCGCTACGCCAGCCTGTCGGCGGTGGACGCGCTGGCCTGGCGCCTGGAGCAACTGCCGGGCGTGGAGTCGACCACCTCCATGGCGGCGCTGAGCAAGATGGCCACGGTGGGTTACAACGAAGGCAGCTTCAAATGGTTCGAGCTGATCCCCAATGACGGTGCGTTGGGCGCGGTGCAAACCCGAGCGCCGCGGGAGCTGTTCAATCAGGGCTGCTCGATGTTGTCGCTTTACGTTTACCTGGCCGACCATAAGGCCGATACCTTGAACCGGGTGGTGGAAGCCAGCGAACAGTTCATCGCCGAACATCAGGTCCCGGAGGTCAAGTTCATGCTCGCCGCCGGCAGCGCCGGGATCGAGGCCGCGACGAATATCGTGGTGAAGAAATCCATGCGCGAGATGTTGTTCTGGGTGTATGGCGCGGTCAGCCTGTTGTGCCTGGTAACCTTCCGCAGTTGGCGCGCGACCCTCTGCGCGGTGCTACCGCTGATGCTCACCTCGATTCTTTGCGAGGCGCTGATGGTCGCCTTGGGCATGGGCGTAAAAGTCGCGACCCTGCCGGTGATTGCCCTCGGCGTGGGCATCGGCATCGACTATGCACTCTATGTGTTGAGCGTGATCCTGGCGCGAATGCGCGCCGGCGATACCTTGGCCCAAGCCTATTATCAATCGCTGCTGTTCACCGGCAAGGTGGTGTTGCTGACCGGCATGACGCTGGCGGTGGCAGTCTCGACCTGGGCCTTCTCGCCAATCAAGTTCCAGGCCGACATGGGCATCTTGCTGGCCTTCATGTTCCTGGTGAACATGCTGGGTGCCTTGATCCTGCTGCCGGCACTGGCGTGGCTGTTACTGCCGCAGAAGGTCTTTGCAAAAAAGCCTGAAGCGAGCCGGCTCAAGCAGTTGGTCAAGGAGCACTGA
- a CDS encoding DUF1329 domain-containing protein, with protein sequence MQNNTLLNTCLLTLALAGVSLAQAAAPPEQVARLKSELTPFGAERAGNADGSIPAWDGGYTKVVAGYKPGDKRPDPFAGDKPLDSIKASNMEQYAGQLAEGTKLLLKKYPDYRLDVYPTHRSAAAPQWVYDNTAKNAGRATLDVATEKVSGAFGGIPFPIPENGAQVLWNYRLSWQGAETISAPFDTWLMTAGGKKVQATRALFSYRFPYYAESGSLENFAGKYQVGKLLTELPSSKAGEGLMTHWDMDPANRAAWQYLVGQRRVRRAPNIAYDTPDFVTSGVGLFDEAFMLFGPTDRYDLKLAGKKELIVPYNNNRAGLVKSDELVKPNFLNPDLVRWEKHRVWVVEATLKSGKRHVVPRRTYYVDEDSWQILLVDGYDAQGKLGRQMYSLTLLAPDMPALTSQVMWGSYNLDTGAYFLNASSNDLAVQYQKIATPSASFYTPDAMANENMR encoded by the coding sequence ATGCAGAACAACACTTTACTCAACACCTGCCTCCTGACACTGGCCCTGGCCGGCGTGAGCCTGGCCCAGGCGGCGGCGCCGCCTGAACAGGTGGCACGCTTGAAGTCTGAACTCACGCCCTTCGGTGCCGAGCGCGCCGGTAACGCCGATGGCAGTATCCCGGCCTGGGACGGTGGCTATACCAAGGTCGTGGCGGGCTACAAACCGGGCGATAAGCGTCCCGATCCGTTTGCCGGCGACAAGCCGCTGGACTCGATCAAGGCTTCGAACATGGAGCAATACGCCGGCCAGCTGGCGGAAGGTACCAAGCTTCTGCTGAAGAAATACCCGGACTATCGGTTGGACGTGTATCCCACGCACCGCTCGGCGGCGGCTCCGCAATGGGTCTATGACAACACCGCCAAAAATGCCGGCCGCGCCACCTTGGACGTCGCGACCGAGAAAGTCAGCGGTGCCTTCGGCGGTATTCCGTTTCCGATCCCGGAGAACGGCGCGCAAGTGTTGTGGAACTATCGCTTGTCCTGGCAGGGGGCCGAGACCATCAGTGCCCCGTTTGATACGTGGCTGATGACCGCTGGTGGCAAGAAAGTCCAGGCGACCCGCGCCCTGTTCAGCTACCGGTTTCCCTACTACGCCGAAAGCGGCAGTCTGGAAAATTTCGCTGGCAAGTATCAGGTCGGCAAACTGCTGACCGAGCTGCCGTCCTCCAAGGCCGGTGAGGGCTTGATGACCCATTGGGACATGGACCCGGCCAACCGTGCGGCCTGGCAGTACCTGGTCGGTCAGCGCCGAGTGCGGCGGGCGCCGAACATCGCCTATGACACGCCGGACTTCGTCACCTCTGGCGTCGGTCTGTTTGACGAAGCGTTCATGCTGTTCGGCCCCACCGACCGCTATGACCTGAAGCTGGCGGGCAAGAAAGAACTGATCGTTCCCTACAACAATAATCGCGCCGGCCTGGTCAAGAGCGACGAGCTGGTCAAGCCGAACTTCCTCAACCCTGACCTGGTGCGCTGGGAGAAGCATCGGGTCTGGGTGGTCGAGGCCACGCTCAAATCCGGCAAGCGCCATGTGGTGCCGCGTCGGACCTACTACGTGGACGAAGACTCCTGGCAGATCCTGTTGGTCGACGGCTATGACGCCCAGGGCAAACTGGGACGGCAGATGTATTCGCTGACGCTGTTGGCACCGGACATGCCGGCCCTCACGTCCCAGGTCATGTGGGGCAGCTACAACCTTGATACCGGCGCCTACTTCCTCAACGCTTCAAGCAACGATCTGGCGGTCCAGTACCAGAAAATCGCCACCCCTTCGGCGTCCTTCTACACCCCGGATGCCATGGCGAACGAAAACATGCGTTGA
- a CDS encoding benzaldehyde dehydrogenase: MSVSEPSDFLRDELWYERIFNGDWIRPLGGTNSVYEPATGEVLTVTGLADAADVALASLTAARAQPAWAALGPRERAGIFRKAAALAQQHFAELALYIARESGGSLFKGEHEVREAIVLLHQAAGLLSQPHGLVLPSEAGRLSYARRLPHGVVGVISPFNFPLVLSLRSVAPALAAGNAVVLKPDPQTPVSGGYIIARLFEAAGLPKGLLQVLPGGAPAGEALCRDPHVRMIAFTGSTAAGRKVAELAGRHLKKVALELGGKNSLIVLEDADLDLAASNAAWGAWLHQGQICMATGRILVHESIAQELIQRLTDKARAITVGNAARGEAVLGPLINNRQLQRVHEIVVESVKAGATLEAGGEFDQLFYPPTVLSGVRPGMRAFDEEIFGPVATVVSFANDEEAILLANRTEYGLSAGIVSPSVGRAMAIGDQLNCGLLHINDQTVADECINPFGGRGNSGNAGSVGGPADWDEYTQWQWVTVKDTAPRYPF, from the coding sequence ATGTCGGTAAGTGAACCCTCTGATTTTCTGCGGGACGAGCTGTGGTACGAGCGCATCTTCAACGGCGATTGGATACGGCCGCTAGGTGGCACCAACAGCGTGTATGAGCCAGCCACCGGCGAGGTGCTGACCGTCACCGGGCTGGCGGATGCCGCCGATGTCGCCTTGGCCAGTCTTACCGCCGCGCGTGCCCAGCCGGCCTGGGCGGCGCTGGGGCCACGGGAACGGGCGGGCATCTTTCGCAAGGCGGCGGCACTGGCCCAGCAACACTTTGCCGAACTGGCGCTGTATATCGCCCGGGAAAGTGGCGGCAGCCTGTTCAAGGGTGAGCATGAGGTCCGTGAGGCGATTGTCTTGTTGCATCAGGCGGCCGGCCTGCTGTCGCAACCCCATGGCCTGGTGCTGCCCAGCGAGGCTGGGCGCTTGTCATATGCGCGGCGGTTGCCCCACGGCGTGGTCGGGGTGATTTCTCCATTCAACTTTCCCCTGGTGCTCTCCCTGCGTTCGGTTGCGCCAGCGCTGGCGGCCGGCAACGCCGTGGTGCTCAAGCCCGATCCGCAGACCCCAGTCAGTGGTGGTTACATCATTGCCCGGTTATTCGAAGCCGCTGGTTTGCCCAAAGGCCTGTTGCAGGTGTTGCCCGGCGGTGCACCGGCGGGTGAAGCGCTGTGTCGTGACCCGCATGTACGAATGATCGCCTTCACCGGCTCCACTGCGGCGGGCCGCAAGGTCGCGGAACTGGCGGGCCGTCACCTGAAGAAAGTGGCCCTGGAGTTGGGCGGCAAGAACTCGTTGATTGTGCTCGAAGACGCCGATCTTGACCTGGCCGCCAGCAATGCCGCCTGGGGCGCCTGGTTGCATCAGGGACAAATCTGCATGGCCACTGGGCGCATCCTGGTCCATGAGTCGATTGCCCAAGAGTTGATCCAGAGGCTGACCGATAAAGCCCGGGCAATCACCGTCGGCAATGCGGCTCGTGGTGAAGCGGTGTTGGGGCCTTTGATCAACAACCGGCAGCTGCAACGCGTGCATGAAATCGTCGTGGAGAGTGTGAAGGCGGGCGCAACACTGGAAGCCGGCGGCGAATTTGACCAGCTCTTCTACCCACCCACTGTGCTCTCAGGCGTACGCCCGGGCATGCGCGCATTCGATGAAGAGATCTTTGGCCCGGTCGCCACTGTGGTCAGTTTCGCCAACGACGAAGAAGCCATCCTGTTGGCCAACCGCACCGAGTACGGCCTGTCTGCAGGCATCGTTTCGCCTTCGGTCGGGCGCGCGATGGCGATTGGCGACCAACTCAATTGCGGCTTGCTGCACATCAACGATCAAACCGTAGCCGACGAATGCATCAATCCATTCGGCGGTCGCGGCAACTCAGGCAATGCCGGCAGCGTGGGTGGCCCGGCCGACTGGGACGAATACACGCAATGGCAGTGGGTGACGGTCAAGGATACCGCGCCGCGTTACCCGTTCTGA
- a CDS encoding DUF1302 domain-containing protein, giving the protein MDNVKQYSGFRHCALFVALCSAGAMVESVQAMQMDLGDTDWKLRWDNTIKYSQAWRLRGQDSRLTNASTANGLYPSIQSQGDKNFSRGLVSNRLDLFSEMDLSQKNYGLRVSGAAWYDDIYNKDTDSSEQPHFLSETRKLHGRDAEILDAFVFLRGDLGEDSQGVVRVGRHSLIYGESLFYGGNGIANAQGPSDVVKLLSVPGTQFKEILRPVNQISGQLQINPQLSVGAYYQFEWERSNVPGAGSYLSDVDAIGYGSGPLREVFGNDTVNAGDLKARNSGQGGMQIRYKPDGTELELGFYAAQYHDKAPSGLYAYLDGPASAATGLPILGSYRQVYAEDIKTAGVSFSTAYGPFNFAGETSVRWNAPLVSNLQVVAPGQDVDGGDNELFARGKTAHANLSAIYLLSPNAFWDGGSALAELAWNRTLSVTKNAAALDSNTTRDATALRVLLEPAYFQVMDGIDLTVPIGMGVVLDGRSSAVSKAGFGNTHSGDWSVGVKATYLQRWDVGLNYVNFFGAPKAGLREDGDFSYGQSLADRDFVSLYVKTSF; this is encoded by the coding sequence ATGGACAACGTTAAACAGTACTCAGGTTTCAGGCATTGCGCCCTGTTTGTGGCGTTATGCAGCGCAGGGGCAATGGTGGAAAGCGTCCAGGCCATGCAAATGGACCTGGGGGATACCGACTGGAAACTGCGTTGGGACAACACCATAAAATACAGCCAGGCCTGGCGCCTGCGGGGGCAGGACAGCCGCCTGACCAACGCGTCGACCGCCAACGGTCTGTACCCTTCGATCCAGAGCCAGGGCGATAAGAATTTCAGTCGCGGCCTGGTCTCCAATCGCCTGGACCTGTTCTCCGAAATGGACCTCAGCCAGAAGAACTATGGGCTGCGCGTGAGCGGCGCGGCCTGGTACGACGACATCTACAACAAGGACACCGACAGCAGCGAGCAGCCCCACTTCCTCAGCGAAACCCGCAAGCTCCACGGCCGTGACGCGGAAATTCTCGACGCCTTTGTGTTCCTGCGCGGTGACCTTGGCGAAGACTCCCAGGGCGTGGTGCGCGTGGGCCGGCACAGCCTCATCTACGGTGAAAGCCTGTTCTACGGCGGCAACGGTATCGCCAACGCCCAGGGGCCGAGCGATGTGGTCAAGTTGCTCAGCGTGCCGGGGACCCAGTTCAAGGAAATCCTGCGTCCGGTCAATCAGATTTCCGGGCAGTTGCAGATCAATCCGCAGTTGTCGGTGGGGGCCTACTATCAGTTCGAGTGGGAGCGCTCCAACGTCCCCGGCGCCGGCAGCTACCTGAGCGATGTCGATGCCATTGGCTACGGCAGCGGTCCGTTGCGCGAAGTGTTTGGCAACGACACCGTCAATGCCGGTGACTTGAAGGCGCGCAATTCGGGGCAGGGCGGTATGCAGATCCGCTACAAGCCTGACGGGACAGAACTGGAGCTGGGTTTCTACGCCGCGCAGTACCACGACAAAGCCCCGAGTGGCCTTTACGCCTACCTCGACGGTCCGGCCTCGGCGGCCACCGGGTTGCCGATCCTGGGTTCCTATCGCCAGGTCTACGCCGAAGACATCAAGACCGCCGGTGTCAGCTTCTCCACCGCGTACGGGCCGTTCAACTTCGCCGGTGAAACCTCCGTGCGCTGGAACGCACCGCTGGTCAGCAATCTGCAAGTGGTCGCGCCTGGCCAGGACGTCGATGGCGGTGACAATGAGTTGTTTGCCCGGGGCAAAACCGCCCACGCCAACCTGTCGGCGATTTACCTGTTGTCGCCCAATGCTTTCTGGGACGGCGGTTCTGCGCTGGCCGAACTGGCCTGGAACCGTACCTTGAGCGTGACCAAGAACGCCGCGGCCCTGGATTCCAACACCACTCGCGATGCCACGGCGCTGCGGGTGCTGCTGGAGCCGGCGTATTTCCAAGTGATGGACGGGATCGACCTGACCGTGCCGATTGGCATGGGCGTGGTACTCGATGGACGTTCCTCGGCCGTCAGCAAGGCGGGCTTCGGCAACACCCACTCCGGTGACTGGAGCGTCGGGGTCAAGGCGACCTACTTGCAGCGTTGGGACGTTGGCCTGAACTACGTGAATTTCTTCGGCGCGCCCAAAGCCGGGCTGCGCGAGGACGGCGATTTCAGTTATGGACAGTCGCTGGCCGACCGCGACTTCGTCTCGCTCTATGTGAAAACCTCATTCTAA
- a CDS encoding YCF48-related protein: MNVEQCFASFGRRWGACVLASCLLANSAIAAPTTTFAALQQSALATAKAPRAVLLGLTRAGERLVAVGERGIVLLSDDSGTTWRQARVPVSVSLTAVQFVDAEQGWAVGHLGVVLHSEDGGETWHKQLDGQTAAALAVRAAQRDAGEPGGADNLRKAQLLLSDGPDKPFLDLYFSDRLHGYIVGAYNQIYRTEDGGKNWQPWMQHVDNPQGLNLYGIRALGHDLLIVGERGLLLRSRDAGQSFQALKSPYEGSFFGLLGTRSGALITYGLRGNAWWSDDRGDSWRRLDTGIESTLASAVELRDGSLLMASQNGELLFSHDQGRSFDKRQSRSGGTIAAVQQTVEGSLASVGLSGVAADQDPRISGKP; encoded by the coding sequence ATGAACGTTGAACAATGCTTTGCGAGTTTTGGCCGACGCTGGGGAGCCTGTGTCCTGGCGTCGTGTCTGTTGGCCAATAGCGCCATCGCGGCACCGACCACGACGTTCGCCGCGCTCCAGCAATCGGCACTGGCGACGGCCAAGGCACCGCGGGCGGTGTTGCTTGGCTTGACCCGGGCCGGGGAGCGTCTGGTGGCGGTCGGCGAGCGCGGCATCGTGCTGCTCTCGGACGATTCGGGAACGACCTGGCGCCAGGCTCGCGTGCCGGTCAGCGTCAGCCTGACGGCGGTGCAGTTCGTCGATGCCGAGCAGGGCTGGGCGGTGGGGCATCTGGGTGTGGTGTTGCACAGCGAGGACGGCGGGGAAACCTGGCACAAACAACTCGACGGCCAAACGGCTGCGGCGCTGGCGGTACGCGCCGCGCAGCGGGATGCCGGGGAACCGGGCGGCGCTGACAACCTGCGCAAGGCGCAGCTTTTACTGAGCGATGGCCCGGACAAGCCGTTTCTTGACCTGTACTTCAGTGATCGGCTGCACGGCTACATTGTCGGCGCCTACAACCAGATCTATCGCACCGAGGACGGTGGCAAGAATTGGCAACCGTGGATGCAGCATGTGGACAACCCACAGGGCCTGAATCTGTATGGCATCCGTGCCTTGGGACATGACTTGCTGATCGTGGGGGAGCGGGGCCTGCTGTTGCGCTCACGCGATGCGGGGCAGTCCTTCCAAGCCTTGAAATCACCTTATGAAGGCAGCTTCTTCGGCTTGCTTGGCACCCGCAGCGGCGCCTTGATTACCTATGGTTTGCGCGGCAACGCCTGGTGGTCCGATGACCGTGGCGACAGTTGGCGTCGCCTTGACACCGGCATCGAATCGACCCTTGCGAGCGCCGTCGAACTGCGCGATGGCAGCCTGCTGATGGCCAGCCAGAACGGTGAGCTTCTGTTCAGCCACGACCAGGGCCGCAGCTTCGACAAACGACAGAGCCGCAGCGGCGGGACGATTGCCGCCGTGCAGCAGACCGTTGAGGGCAGCCTGGCCAGCGTCGGTTTGAGCGGCGTGGCCGCTGACCAGGATCCGCGGATATCCGGCAAACCTTGA